Proteins co-encoded in one Ponticoccus alexandrii genomic window:
- a CDS encoding alpha/beta hydrolase: protein MSLPARLLNFWLPLTEKRHLGRAQDIRTLRRLTEMKARLWLHPPFGTTFDSRSTGGCPALWVNPDSPGPLLLYLHGGAYVMGGPVTHRAMAARLSREAGLPLCLPDYRLAPEHTCPAALTDVLAVYRAVADHPGGVILGGDSAGGGLALSLLSAILRAGLPKPLGLFAFSPWTDLTLSGVSCAENAARDVMLPVTRARDCAALYLGATAPEDPRASPLFADFGGAPPVWLTVSGTEILRDDTLRMAERLRGQGAAVSLTVERDLPHVWPLFHGMLPEGRVTLHALAQWLRSLSRPEAGS from the coding sequence ATGAGCCTTCCGGCGCGGCTGCTGAACTTCTGGCTGCCGTTGACCGAAAAGCGCCACCTCGGTCGGGCGCAGGACATCCGGACCTTGCGCCGCCTGACCGAGATGAAGGCCCGGCTCTGGCTGCATCCGCCTTTCGGCACCACCTTCGACAGCCGCAGCACCGGCGGCTGTCCGGCGCTCTGGGTCAATCCCGACAGCCCCGGCCCGCTGCTTTTGTACCTGCACGGGGGTGCCTACGTCATGGGCGGGCCGGTGACGCACCGCGCCATGGCGGCGCGGCTGTCGCGCGAGGCGGGGTTGCCGCTGTGCCTGCCGGACTACCGTCTGGCGCCAGAGCATACCTGTCCCGCTGCGCTGACGGACGTGCTGGCCGTCTACCGCGCGGTGGCCGATCATCCGGGCGGCGTGATTCTTGGCGGCGACAGCGCCGGGGGCGGTCTTGCGCTGAGCCTGCTGTCGGCCATCCTGCGTGCCGGGCTGCCGAAACCGCTGGGGCTGTTCGCCTTTTCGCCCTGGACCGACCTGACGCTCTCGGGCGTCAGCTGCGCCGAGAACGCCGCCCGCGATGTCATGCTGCCGGTCACCCGCGCCCGGGACTGCGCGGCGCTCTACCTTGGCGCCACGGCGCCCGAAGATCCGCGGGCCTCGCCGCTCTTCGCCGATTTCGGCGGGGCGCCGCCGGTCTGGCTGACCGTCAGCGGGACCGAGATCCTGCGCGATGACACCCTGCGCATGGCGGAGCGGCTGCGCGGGCAGGGCGCCGCCGTGAGCCTGACCGTCGAGCGCGACCTGCCGCATGTCTGGCCGCTGTTCCACGGGATGCTGCCCGAAGGGCGCGTCACCCTGCACGCGCTGGCGCAGTGGCTCAGGTCTCTTTCGCGCCCAGAAGCCGGTAGCTGA
- the gshB gene encoding glutathione synthase, with the protein MKIAFQMDPITGVDINADSTFRLAEEAQARGHELFYYGPDNLAYEEGRITARGHWMTVQRVAAQPAVLGERVQVDLSEMDVIWLRQDPPFDMHYITTTHLLDRLKDDVLVVNDPFWVRNSPEKLLVLNFPDLTPPTAIARDLETIRAFKARHGDIILKPLYGNGGAGVFRLDENDRNLSSLYELFTGFSREPLIVQKYLPAVTKGDKRVILVDGEAVGAINRVPAAGEVRSNMHVGGRPEKIALTERDREICARIGPILREKGQVFVGIDVIGDWLTEINVTSPTGIQEMERFDGTNVAGKIWQAIEAKLG; encoded by the coding sequence ATGAAGATCGCCTTTCAGATGGACCCGATTACCGGGGTCGACATCAACGCCGACAGCACGTTCCGTCTGGCCGAAGAGGCGCAGGCGCGCGGACACGAGTTGTTCTACTACGGGCCGGACAACCTCGCCTACGAAGAGGGCCGGATCACCGCGCGCGGGCACTGGATGACCGTGCAGCGGGTCGCGGCGCAGCCCGCCGTTCTGGGAGAGCGGGTGCAGGTCGACCTGTCCGAGATGGACGTGATCTGGCTGCGGCAGGATCCGCCCTTCGACATGCATTACATCACCACGACCCATCTGCTGGACCGGCTGAAGGATGACGTGCTGGTGGTCAACGACCCGTTCTGGGTCCGCAATTCGCCCGAGAAGCTGCTGGTCCTGAACTTCCCGGACCTGACGCCGCCGACGGCCATCGCCCGCGATCTGGAAACGATCCGCGCCTTCAAGGCCCGTCACGGCGATATCATCCTCAAGCCGCTCTACGGCAATGGCGGGGCCGGGGTCTTCCGGCTGGACGAGAACGACCGCAACCTTTCGTCCCTCTACGAGCTGTTCACCGGCTTCTCGCGCGAGCCTCTGATCGTGCAGAAATACCTGCCGGCCGTCACCAAGGGTGACAAGCGCGTGATCCTCGTCGACGGCGAGGCGGTGGGGGCGATCAACCGCGTTCCGGCAGCGGGCGAGGTGCGGTCGAACATGCATGTCGGTGGCCGCCCCGAGAAAATCGCCCTGACCGAACGCGACCGCGAGATCTGTGCCCGGATCGGCCCGATCCTGCGCGAGAAGGGGCAGGTCTTCGTCGGCATCGATGTGATCGGCGACTGGCTGACCGAGATCAATGTGACCTCGCCCACCGGCATCCAGGAAATGGAGCGGTTCGACGGCACCAATGTGGCCGGGAAGATCTGGCAGGCGATCGAGGCAAAGCTGGGATGA
- a CDS encoding YraN family protein yields the protein MTQLCFDFDKIPSEPVPAPAGSRPTDRQLRGARGYHEGLAAEHRVAQDYERRGFPIARRRWRGKGGEIDLIARDGAGLVFIEVKKSRSFDRAIERLTPRQMRRLQAAAEEFLGTQPRGSRTDVRFDVVLLNRWGDMRVIENALFY from the coding sequence ATGACACAGCTCTGTTTCGATTTCGACAAGATCCCCTCGGAACCGGTGCCCGCCCCCGCCGGGTCGCGTCCGACGGACCGGCAATTGCGGGGCGCGCGCGGCTACCACGAGGGGCTGGCTGCCGAACATCGCGTGGCACAGGATTACGAACGGCGGGGCTTTCCCATTGCCCGCCGCCGCTGGCGCGGCAAGGGGGGCGAGATTGACCTGATCGCTCGCGATGGCGCGGGACTCGTCTTCATCGAGGTGAAGAAAAGCCGCAGTTTCGACCGCGCCATCGAGCGGCTGACACCGCGTCAGATGCGGCGCTTGCAGGCTGCGGCCGAGGAATTTCTTGGAACCCAGCCGCGCGGCAGCCGCACCGACGTCCGGTTCGACGTGGTTCTGCTGAACCGTTGGGGTGACATGCGTGTGATCGAGAACGCCCTGTTTTACTGA
- the rsmI gene encoding 16S rRNA (cytidine(1402)-2'-O)-methyltransferase, translating to MGVQVTNADKGKIGGGLSPGLYLIATPIGNARDITLRALDLLKTADVLAAEDTRSLRHLMDLHGIAVGDRPLLAYHEHNGARMRPRLLGEMAAGRAVLYASEAGTPMISDPGFDLARAAREAGHAVTSAPGASAVVTALTLGGLPTDRFFFAGFLPNAAGARKTALQALAGVEATLVFYESPRRLEAMLRNAVEMLGDREAAVCRELTKRFEEARRGALSELAAHYAETPPKGEIVVLIAKGDSSSGNDFDLEREVTTALETMSVRDAADYVSARFGVKRRPVYQLAMRLSAGTDE from the coding sequence ATGGGGGTCCAAGTGACGAATGCCGACAAGGGGAAAATCGGCGGAGGTTTGTCGCCGGGCCTGTACCTGATCGCAACGCCGATCGGCAACGCGCGGGACATCACCCTGCGCGCGCTGGACCTGCTGAAGACCGCCGATGTGCTGGCCGCCGAGGACACCCGCAGCCTGCGCCACCTGATGGACCTGCACGGGATCGCCGTGGGGGACCGGCCGCTGCTGGCCTATCACGAACACAACGGCGCGCGGATGCGCCCGCGGCTGCTGGGTGAGATGGCGGCGGGCCGGGCGGTGCTCTATGCCTCCGAGGCGGGGACGCCGATGATCTCGGACCCCGGCTTCGATCTCGCCCGGGCGGCGCGGGAGGCGGGGCATGCGGTTACCAGCGCCCCGGGGGCATCGGCGGTGGTGACGGCGCTGACGCTGGGCGGCCTGCCGACAGACCGCTTCTTCTTCGCCGGGTTCCTGCCGAATGCGGCGGGGGCGCGGAAGACCGCCCTGCAGGCGCTGGCGGGGGTCGAGGCGACGCTTGTCTTCTACGAATCGCCCCGGCGGCTGGAGGCGATGCTGCGCAACGCCGTCGAGATGCTGGGAGACCGCGAGGCGGCGGTCTGCCGCGAATTGACGAAACGTTTCGAGGAGGCGCGGCGCGGTGCCTTGTCCGAGCTCGCGGCGCATTACGCCGAAACGCCCCCCAAGGGGGAAATCGTCGTGCTGATCGCCAAGGGCGATTCATCTTCCGGTAATGACTTTGACCTAGAACGAGAGGTGACCACGGCGCTGGAAACGATGTCGGTGCGGGATGCGGCGGATTACGTCTCTGCCCGTTTCGGGGTGAAACGACGCCCGGTCTACCAATTGGCCATGCGGCTTTCGGCGGGGACGGATGAATGA
- a CDS encoding penicillin-binding protein activator: MFAFLSPLRKALRPAVLGLAALGLSACDVNLAPNRGGGPAIDTSQPIPVALLVPKSDAGAAPVAAALENAARLAIAEQGARIDLRVYDTAGRPELGSAQAQKAVDDGARIILGPLFGEVANAAGLAVADEGVNVLGFSNNASIAGGNVFILGPTFANTAQRLMAHAKRQGKSRILILHSNDVPGQFGKTAIEQAATTHGVQVVGAQSYALSVEGVSAAAQAAGQVVQSGAADTVFITTDATNAAMPMLLRQLPENGVSPAQVQYVGLTRWDVRPDLFQLPGAEGAWFALPEKARQDSFNQRYSAAYGAAPHPLAGLAYDGIAAIAALAKQGRGDALSTRGLTSASFTGTGGVFRLMNDGTNRRALAVATVRNKQMVILDPAPSSLSSAGF, translated from the coding sequence ATGTTTGCCTTTCTGTCCCCGCTGCGCAAGGCGTTGCGGCCAGCCGTTCTGGGACTTGCCGCCCTGGGCCTTTCTGCCTGCGATGTCAACCTGGCGCCGAATCGTGGCGGGGGTCCCGCCATCGACACCTCGCAGCCGATTCCGGTCGCGCTTCTGGTGCCCAAGTCCGATGCCGGCGCCGCACCGGTGGCCGCCGCGCTGGAAAACGCCGCCCGTCTCGCCATCGCCGAGCAGGGCGCGCGGATCGACCTGCGCGTCTATGACACCGCCGGGCGGCCCGAACTCGGCTCCGCGCAGGCGCAGAAAGCCGTCGACGACGGCGCGCGGATCATCCTCGGCCCGCTGTTCGGCGAGGTCGCGAACGCGGCCGGCCTCGCGGTCGCGGACGAGGGCGTGAATGTGCTTGGCTTCTCCAACAACGCCTCGATCGCGGGCGGCAACGTCTTCATCCTTGGCCCGACCTTCGCCAATACCGCGCAACGGCTGATGGCGCACGCCAAGCGGCAGGGCAAGTCGCGCATCCTGATCCTGCATTCCAACGACGTTCCCGGCCAGTTCGGCAAGACCGCCATCGAGCAGGCGGCAACCACGCATGGCGTGCAGGTCGTGGGCGCCCAGTCCTATGCCCTCTCGGTCGAGGGCGTCTCGGCCGCCGCGCAGGCTGCCGGACAGGTGGTCCAGTCCGGTGCTGCGGATACCGTCTTCATCACCACCGACGCGACCAACGCCGCGATGCCGATGCTGCTGCGGCAACTGCCGGAAAACGGCGTCTCGCCGGCGCAGGTGCAATACGTCGGCCTGACGCGCTGGGACGTGCGGCCCGATCTCTTCCAGCTGCCCGGCGCCGAGGGTGCATGGTTCGCCCTGCCTGAAAAAGCCCGGCAGGACAGCTTCAACCAGCGCTACTCCGCCGCCTATGGCGCCGCGCCGCACCCGCTTGCGGGCCTTGCCTACGACGGCATCGCGGCGATCGCGGCGCTGGCCAAGCAGGGTCGCGGAGACGCCCTGTCCACCCGGGGGCTGACCTCTGCTAGCTTTACCGGCACGGGCGGTGTATTCCGTCTGATGAACGACGGCACGAACCGGCGCGCGCTGGCGGTGGCCACGGTCCGCAACAAGCAGATGGTGATCCTTGACCCTGCCCCAAGCAGTCTCTCCTCGGCAGGCTTCTGA
- a CDS encoding [protein-PII] uridylyltransferase: protein MTLPQAVSPRQASDRDTKPVPDDLIAPASDIFDLDAVRTTLFALLKPGMAEGTVRKTVVETLSETTEQGRGVIAAAFAREPFGSRRTTRSYTWITDCVVRLTFEVATQVLHPRANPTQGERLSVLSVGGYGRGEMAPFSDVDLLFLTPYKITPWAESVIESMLYVFWDLKLKVGHSSRTVKDCIRLGGEDFTIRTAMLEHRYITGDPALADKLTKALWTDLFNGSERDFVAAKLEERGARHRKQGLRYMVEPNVKEGKGGLRDLQSLFWIIKYVHHTDDVSELVRRGVFRPDEYEEFVQAERFLWAVRCHLHLLAGRAVEQLTFDMQVEVAQRMGYNDRRGRRAVEIFMQDYFRHATTVGDLTRILLTALEANHTKDAPLILRILKRQPQVKDGYAVVNNRLAISDDKRFLEDRLNLLRLFEEGLRTGLLIHPDAMRLVKAHLHLIDASFREDKEARRLFMDLLLKHGNPERALRRMNELGVLAAFIPEFAPIVAMMQFNMYHHYTVDEHTIQCIRNLSEIEHGDLKEALPVASTILAEGINRKVLYVALLLHDIGKGRDEDHSALGARIARKVAPRLGLNKAESATVEWLVRYHLLMSDMAQKRDIADPRTVRDFAKAVQTRERLDLLCVLTVCDIRGVGPGTWNNWKAALIRALYRQTRRALEGGMEDLNRENRGTEARKLLRETLSDWETGALRTETQRHYPPYWQGLHITAHVVFAKLLKDIKEDEIKIDVHPDEDRDATRVCFALQDHPGIFSRLTGALALAGANVVDARTFTTKDGYATAAFWVQDAEGSPYEDLRIPRLRETIRKTLAGEVVTREAMKPRDKLKKREEAFRVPTSITFDNEGSEIFTIIEVDTRDRAGLLHDLARTLASQHVYIASAIIATYGEQAVDTFYVKDMFGLKLHSRVKRELIEKKLRQAIEEGAARARG, encoded by the coding sequence TTGACCCTGCCCCAAGCAGTCTCTCCTCGGCAGGCTTCTGACCGCGACACGAAACCGGTGCCGGACGACCTGATCGCCCCGGCATCGGATATCTTCGACCTCGACGCGGTGCGCACCACGCTCTTCGCCCTGCTGAAACCCGGCATGGCCGAGGGCACGGTGCGCAAGACCGTGGTCGAGACCCTCTCCGAGACCACCGAACAAGGGCGCGGCGTCATCGCCGCGGCCTTTGCCAGAGAGCCCTTCGGGTCTCGGCGCACCACCCGGTCCTACACCTGGATCACCGATTGCGTGGTGCGGCTGACCTTCGAGGTGGCAACGCAGGTTCTGCACCCCAGGGCCAACCCCACGCAGGGCGAACGCCTGTCGGTCCTGTCGGTCGGCGGCTACGGCCGCGGCGAGATGGCGCCCTTTTCCGACGTCGACCTGCTGTTTCTGACGCCCTACAAGATCACCCCCTGGGCCGAGAGCGTCATAGAGTCGATGCTTTACGTCTTCTGGGACCTGAAGCTGAAGGTCGGTCATTCCTCGCGCACGGTGAAGGACTGCATCCGCCTGGGCGGAGAGGATTTCACCATCCGCACCGCCATGCTGGAACACCGCTACATCACCGGAGACCCGGCGCTTGCGGACAAGCTGACCAAGGCCCTGTGGACCGACCTCTTCAACGGCTCGGAACGCGATTTCGTCGCTGCCAAGCTGGAAGAGCGCGGCGCACGGCACCGCAAACAAGGCCTGCGCTACATGGTCGAACCCAACGTCAAGGAGGGCAAGGGCGGGTTGCGCGACCTGCAATCGCTGTTCTGGATCATCAAGTATGTGCACCACACCGACGACGTGTCCGAACTGGTGCGGCGCGGCGTCTTCCGCCCCGACGAATACGAGGAATTCGTTCAAGCCGAGCGGTTTCTCTGGGCTGTGCGCTGCCACCTGCACCTGCTGGCGGGCCGGGCTGTCGAGCAGCTGACCTTCGACATGCAGGTCGAGGTGGCGCAGCGCATGGGCTACAACGACCGGCGCGGGCGCCGCGCGGTCGAGATCTTCATGCAGGATTACTTTCGGCACGCCACGACCGTCGGCGACCTGACCCGCATCCTGCTGACCGCTTTGGAAGCAAACCACACCAAGGACGCGCCGCTGATCCTGCGCATCCTGAAGCGCCAGCCGCAGGTCAAGGACGGCTATGCCGTCGTCAACAACCGCCTTGCGATCTCGGACGACAAGCGCTTCCTCGAAGACCGGCTGAACCTCTTGCGGCTGTTCGAGGAAGGGCTGCGCACCGGCCTGCTGATCCACCCCGACGCAATGCGGCTGGTGAAGGCGCACCTGCACCTGATCGACGCCAGCTTTCGCGAGGACAAGGAAGCACGGCGGCTGTTCATGGACCTGCTGCTGAAGCACGGCAACCCGGAACGCGCGCTGAGGCGAATGAACGAGCTGGGCGTGCTGGCCGCCTTCATCCCCGAATTCGCGCCCATCGTGGCGATGATGCAGTTCAACATGTACCACCACTACACGGTGGACGAACACACCATCCAGTGCATCCGTAACCTGTCGGAGATCGAGCACGGCGACCTGAAAGAGGCGCTGCCCGTCGCCTCGACGATCCTCGCCGAGGGGATCAACCGAAAGGTGCTTTACGTGGCGCTGCTGCTGCATGACATCGGCAAGGGCCGGGACGAGGACCACTCGGCCCTCGGTGCCCGGATCGCGCGCAAGGTGGCGCCTCGCCTGGGCCTGAACAAGGCGGAAAGCGCGACGGTGGAATGGCTGGTACGCTACCACCTGCTGATGTCCGACATGGCGCAGAAACGCGACATCGCCGACCCGCGCACGGTGCGCGACTTTGCCAAGGCGGTGCAGACGCGCGAGCGGCTGGACCTTTTGTGCGTGCTGACGGTCTGCGACATCCGGGGCGTTGGCCCGGGGACGTGGAACAACTGGAAGGCGGCTCTGATCCGCGCGCTCTACCGCCAGACCCGCCGCGCGCTGGAAGGCGGGATGGAGGACCTCAACCGCGAGAACCGCGGCACCGAGGCCCGCAAGCTCTTGCGCGAGACGCTCTCGGACTGGGAAACCGGCGCCCTACGCACCGAGACGCAGCGCCATTACCCGCCCTACTGGCAGGGGCTTCACATAACCGCGCACGTCGTCTTTGCGAAGCTCCTGAAGGACATCAAGGAAGACGAGATCAAGATCGACGTCCACCCGGACGAGGATCGCGACGCCACGCGGGTCTGTTTCGCCTTGCAGGATCATCCCGGCATCTTTTCGCGCCTGACCGGCGCGCTGGCGCTGGCAGGCGCCAATGTCGTGGACGCGCGCACCTTCACCACCAAGGACGGCTATGCCACGGCGGCCTTCTGGGTGCAGGACGCGGAGGGCTCTCCCTACGAGGACCTGCGCATCCCGCGCCTGCGCGAGACCATCCGCAAGACCCTTGCCGGAGAGGTGGTGACCCGTGAGGCGATGAAGCCGCGCGACAAGCTGAAGAAGCGCGAAGAGGCCTTCCGTGTGCCGACCTCGATCACCTTCGACAACGAGGGCTCGGAGATCTTCACCATCATCGAGGTGGACACCCGCGACCGCGCGGGCCTTCTGCACGACCTCGCCCGGACACTGGCATCGCAGCATGTCTACATCGCCTCGGCCATCATCGCGACCTACGGCGAGCAGGCGGTCGATACCTTCTACGTGAAGGACATGTTCGGGCTGAAGCTGCACAGCCGCGTGAAACGCGAGCTGATCGAGAAGAAGCTGCGGCAGGCGATCGAGGAAGGCGCCGCGCGCGCGCGCGGTTAG
- the murJ gene encoding murein biosynthesis integral membrane protein MurJ yields the protein MKPIRLIAGIMTVGFWTLLSRVLGVVREIMILALIGPGPVMDAFVAAFRLPNMFRRFFAEGAFNAAFVPIFSKKLEADENPIRFATNALNGLAFVLLILTGLALVFMPGLVWLTAGGFAGDGRFGMTVDYGRVVFPYILLISLAALFSGALNATGRFAAAAAAPVFLNIIVCAAMGLATLAGGAVVEWLIWAVPLAGVAQLALVWIAADRAGVRLRPARPRWTPDMKRLVVVAVPAALAGGVMQINLLVGQQVASHFDKAVGWLYAADRLYQLPLGVVGIAVGIVLLPDLSRRLKAEDEAGSRNAFSRAGELSLAITVPCAVALIVIPVPLVSVLFERGATGRADTQAIALAVALYGLGLPAFVLQKVLQPLFFAREDTRSPFRYAVWAMVINALVAIGLSPVLGWIAPAIATTAAGWIMVWQLARGARAMGDVASFDARFRGRILRICAASAVMGAALYGAALLLSPWLALPWIRAAALFALILVGTAVYALAGQVFGAFSFSEIRAITRRRKASS from the coding sequence ATGAAACCAATCCGCCTGATCGCCGGGATCATGACCGTTGGGTTCTGGACCTTGCTGAGCCGCGTCCTCGGGGTCGTCCGGGAAATCATGATCCTCGCCCTGATCGGGCCGGGGCCAGTGATGGATGCCTTCGTCGCGGCCTTCCGGCTGCCGAACATGTTCCGCCGCTTCTTTGCCGAGGGGGCCTTCAATGCCGCCTTCGTGCCGATCTTCTCGAAGAAGCTGGAGGCGGATGAAAACCCGATCCGCTTTGCCACCAATGCCCTGAACGGGCTGGCCTTCGTGCTGCTGATTCTGACCGGCCTCGCGCTGGTCTTCATGCCCGGGCTGGTCTGGCTGACCGCCGGGGGCTTTGCCGGGGACGGACGCTTCGGGATGACGGTGGATTATGGCCGCGTGGTCTTTCCCTATATCCTGCTGATCTCGCTGGCGGCGCTGTTTTCCGGTGCGCTGAACGCCACCGGCCGCTTTGCCGCCGCCGCCGCCGCGCCGGTCTTTCTCAACATCATCGTCTGTGCCGCCATGGGGCTGGCCACCCTTGCCGGGGGCGCCGTCGTCGAGTGGCTGATATGGGCGGTCCCATTGGCCGGTGTGGCACAGCTTGCGCTGGTCTGGATCGCGGCAGACCGGGCCGGGGTGCGCCTGCGCCCGGCGCGGCCGCGCTGGACGCCGGACATGAAGCGGCTTGTCGTGGTCGCCGTGCCCGCGGCCCTTGCCGGCGGGGTCATGCAGATCAACCTGCTGGTCGGCCAGCAGGTGGCTTCGCATTTCGACAAGGCCGTGGGTTGGCTTTATGCCGCTGACCGCCTGTACCAGCTGCCGCTGGGCGTGGTGGGCATCGCGGTGGGCATCGTGCTGCTGCCCGACCTGTCGCGGCGCCTGAAGGCCGAAGACGAGGCCGGATCGCGCAATGCCTTCTCGCGCGCCGGAGAGCTGTCGCTGGCGATCACCGTGCCCTGTGCGGTGGCGCTGATCGTGATCCCGGTGCCGCTGGTCTCTGTCCTGTTCGAGCGCGGCGCAACCGGGCGCGCGGACACGCAGGCCATCGCGCTGGCGGTGGCGCTCTACGGTCTGGGGCTGCCCGCCTTCGTGTTGCAGAAGGTGCTTCAGCCGCTGTTCTTCGCCCGTGAGGATACCCGCAGCCCCTTCCGCTACGCGGTCTGGGCCATGGTCATCAACGCGCTGGTCGCGATCGGACTGTCGCCCGTGCTGGGCTGGATCGCACCGGCCATCGCCACCACCGCCGCCGGCTGGATCATGGTCTGGCAACTGGCGCGGGGGGCGCGCGCCATGGGCGATGTCGCCTCTTTCGACGCGCGGTTCCGGGGCCGCATCCTGCGCATCTGCGCCGCCTCGGCGGTCATGGGGGCAGCCCTTTACGGCGCGGCGCTGCTGCTGTCGCCCTGGCTGGCCCTGCCCTGGATCCGGGCCGCCGCCCTCTTCGCGCTGATCCTCGTAGGCACCGCGGTCTATGCCCTGGCGGGACAGGTCTTCGGCGCCTTCAGCTTCTCCGAAATCCGCGCCATCACCCGTCGCAGAAAGGCCTCGTCATGA
- a CDS encoding phospholipase D family protein, producing the protein MTPQALITAAEGFPALERLVASATEDLVMSFRILDPKTRLRDPDLRERGLETWSDLISWTARRGVSIRLLIADFDPIFTSGLHRNAWACASGFADVAGETTQILCATHGQQAGALWRIAMMRKINETMASLRGEDPTRLTPVQRKMLERGPVLRPVTLHQKFAIADGERCIIGGLDINERRYDTPDHDRAAEETWHDISVELADRDFAGALFGHFADCWNAALRCGSPSLATRAVPIELPRRMQSRPEVKLLRTFSNPCPGPARISPQPKAMDHETAHHKLFAEAERFIYIETQFLRHAPIADALCEAARRAPDLQLLTIMPAAPDRVLFEGDRSINARHAHGLQVAQMDKLRTAFGERYTALCPAQPRSRNPDEPELDEAALVYLHSKVTMVDNKAVVIGSANLNGRSLRWDSEASVLLRDPAFCETFFDRLTGKWLRGKAEGAELTRAKTWAEIAESEQAKKPDQRETFLLPFPMQKARRFARRINLLPDDMF; encoded by the coding sequence ATGACGCCCCAAGCCCTGATCACCGCCGCCGAAGGCTTTCCCGCGCTGGAGCGGTTGGTCGCCTCGGCCACCGAAGATCTGGTGATGTCGTTTCGCATCCTCGACCCCAAGACCCGCCTCCGCGACCCCGACCTACGCGAGCGTGGGCTGGAAACATGGTCGGACCTGATCTCGTGGACCGCGCGGCGCGGGGTGTCGATCCGGCTGCTGATCGCGGATTTCGACCCGATCTTCACCTCGGGCCTGCACCGCAACGCATGGGCCTGCGCCTCTGGCTTCGCCGATGTGGCCGGGGAGACCACGCAGATCCTCTGTGCCACGCACGGCCAGCAGGCCGGGGCGCTGTGGCGCATCGCGATGATGCGCAAGATCAACGAGACCATGGCAAGCCTGCGCGGCGAGGACCCCACGCGCCTGACCCCGGTGCAGCGCAAGATGCTGGAGCGCGGCCCCGTGCTGCGCCCCGTCACCCTGCACCAGAAATTCGCCATCGCCGACGGCGAACGCTGCATCATCGGCGGGCTGGACATCAACGAACGGCGCTATGACACGCCGGACCACGACCGGGCCGCCGAGGAGACCTGGCACGACATCTCCGTCGAACTGGCGGACAGAGACTTTGCCGGCGCACTCTTCGGCCATTTCGCCGATTGCTGGAACGCCGCGCTGCGGTGCGGGTCGCCCTCTCTGGCCACGCGGGCCGTCCCGATAGAGCTGCCCCGGCGAATGCAGTCGCGCCCCGAGGTGAAGCTGCTGAGAACCTTCTCGAATCCCTGCCCCGGCCCGGCGCGTATCAGCCCACAGCCCAAGGCGATGGACCACGAGACGGCCCATCACAAGCTGTTCGCCGAGGCCGAGCGGTTCATCTACATCGAGACTCAATTCCTGCGCCACGCGCCCATCGCCGATGCTCTGTGCGAAGCGGCCCGGCGCGCGCCGGATCTGCAACTTCTGACGATCATGCCCGCCGCCCCGGACCGCGTGCTCTTCGAGGGCGACCGAAGCATCAACGCGCGCCACGCCCACGGGCTGCAGGTCGCGCAGATGGACAAGCTGCGGACCGCCTTCGGCGAGCGCTACACGGCGCTGTGCCCGGCGCAGCCCCGGTCTCGGAACCCGGACGAGCCGGAGCTGGACGAAGCGGCGCTGGTCTATCTGCACTCCAAGGTTACGATGGTGGACAACAAGGCCGTGGTGATCGGCTCCGCCAACCTCAACGGGCGGTCTCTGCGCTGGGACAGCGAGGCCTCGGTGCTGCTGCGCGATCCGGCCTTCTGCGAAACCTTCTTCGACCGCCTGACCGGGAAATGGCTGCGCGGCAAGGCGGAGGGCGCCGAGCTGACCCGCGCGAAGACATGGGCCGAAATCGCCGAGTCCGAACAGGCGAAGAAACCCGACCAGCGCGAGACCTTCCTGCTGCCCTTCCCGATGCAGAAGGCGCGCCGCTTTGCGCGGCGGATCAACCTGCTGCCGGACGACATGTTCTAA
- a CDS encoding YybH family protein, protein MNFQKLVLASVMMAAGSLAMADDAADVEAAIKKWQDLWNAGDATAATAQVFTEDARLLPPDGPMVEGREAIAAFWQPVLDSPAKDIELTLIAVDIQGDTAIETGTWAVTVPADGGGEMQVGGKTLVVWKKGDDGQWRMAQDMWNNGN, encoded by the coding sequence GTGAATTTTCAGAAACTGGTTCTGGCCTCTGTGATGATGGCGGCAGGGTCCCTTGCCATGGCCGATGACGCCGCCGATGTCGAAGCGGCCATCAAGAAATGGCAGGACCTGTGGAATGCGGGCGATGCCACCGCGGCGACTGCGCAGGTCTTCACCGAGGACGCGCGGCTTCTGCCTCCGGACGGGCCGATGGTCGAAGGGCGCGAGGCGATTGCCGCCTTCTGGCAGCCCGTGCTCGATTCCCCGGCGAAGGACATCGAACTCACGTTGATCGCGGTCGATATACAGGGCGATACCGCCATCGAGACCGGGACCTGGGCCGTGACCGTCCCCGCCGATGGTGGCGGAGAGATGCAGGTAGGCGGCAAGACCCTCGTGGTCTGGAAGAAGGGCGACGACGGCCAGTGGCGCATGGCTCAGGACATGTGGAACAACGGCAACTGA